AGCTAACTGTGAACTTGTCAGTCAAGTTCTTCGTGATgtcaataaaatatttagagtACATAAATctgattgatttttttatagCATTTTTGTCTCAatcattataatttattttggtggCATATGGTGAAATTGTTCTTCTTTTGTTTTCATGTTTTGAGCCATTTTGTTGAGTGGATGGCTTGTCATATCACAttattaattactaattaattatttagacAAAAATCTATCAACATCTTAAGGGTAGGACCCTCAACAAATATGTCGACAATAATACGGAAGAAATTGATTCTTCCTAGCTATGCTAAACTTGAAGAGCATCTGTGGCCATGGAGCCTTTTTGGGAGCTCCAAGGGGTGATCTCCACCTTAGGGCTCCCGCTACGAGGGGCTGCGGAAGTCGGACGCGCACCTCCTCCCATTGCCACATCGCCTTCTCCACGCCCAACTCCCCTCCTCGCACCCGGTGCACAATGAAATTTGATTGGGCACGTGTATAACACGGCTCAATCAAAAAATTAGagacattaaaataataataattattgtaaataatattatttattatttattgtacattacttattcatatatatatatatatatatatatatatatatatatatatatatgatggaacGGATGGATACGGTTAACATAATACAGAATCTCGTTTTCTGTCtattttctcttcttctcttttctctaCATCTTCTATCCTTTACTTTGGAATTGCTTGTTCAAGGGGATATTACAAGacgttatcagcacgagtcTCTAGCCAATTGAGTGAACACGGAGATAGACCATAAGAAAAAATCGTGTTTTTCTTACAAGGTAATTTTACATTATGTTTCTATAAAATTTAGAAactgaatttgaattttttttcaaacttaAATTCTTATTGAAGTCCGATTAAAATTCTGTTGAGAAACCCGATTAGTGATTGATTTGTTATAGTATTAAACAAGtttcagtttatcaatttttttttttttttttggatggaTGTGAAGTTCCGAGATTTTGATTTGAATAGGTTGAATGCGGTCaaatacccactttttataTAATCAAACGCATGATgaattcattggcataaatgtGCGTCTGAATGatgatttttattattgtttgtaGAATGATGAATTTTACATGATTAATTAACATCCTTTTATATGTTTGAATGTGCGTCTATATGGTTTTGATAGAACTCTTAACACTTAAAGGTTATATAATCAATCATCTTCTGTTTACGGCAAATATTTTGTTTATTAAATAATGTTCAATgttaaattgattttcaattgagCACTCAATCTAACCTCAAAATCTGTTTGCGTTGCCTTTTCTGTTGCCGAAATTAAAGAGCgagagaatatttttttttagatagaTAAAGTGATGGAATGGGCCGTTAATTCTATGTTTTCCTGATTTGTTCAATGGCTGAAACTTTGTCACAAAACACCATGAAAAATCTTTTGCGAAAGTCTGGTCAAATCCTTTGCGTGTATATATAGATGTGTGGCCTTAGGTGATGATTTATTATGTAATTGAGCCAAAAGGAAAAGGGATTTTTCGCATATATTTTTGTGGCAAAAATTATGGCTTGATTCTTTATGCTGTTTGTTTTACATGTCTCGCATTCAAATTGTAGTATAAATTCTGCTAAATAATTGTGTATAATTGTCTATTTTTCTCTTGgtaattgaaattatttttttttatcattatttgtTATAGTTTAAATATGTCTGATATCAACAAAAGAAAATTCACCGAGCTTGCTCTTGATGGTGGTAACTATTTGACTTGGGCTTTGGATGTTGAAATATACCTCGCCTCATGTGATCTGAGTGACGCTATAGTTCCAAATTCTTCATGTAGCTCCGCCCAGAAGGCGAAAGTTTTGATTTTCTTGCGTCATCATCTGAATAAGGACTTAAAAAATGAGTACCTTACTGAAAAGGACCCTGTTGTCCTATGGCAATCCCTGAAGGATCACTTTGATCAACAAAATGCCATTATTCTCCCTCAGGCACAATATGATTGGCTGAATTTACGCTTTCAGGATTTCAAGTCCGTGATTGAGTACAATTCTACCTTACACCGTATTGTGTCACAGCTGAAACTCTGTAAGCAAGAAGTTACAGAGATTGATTTGATAGAGAAGACTCTATCTACTTTTCATGCCAGTAACCTTGTACTCCAGCAGCAGTACAGGGCCAAGAATTATACTAGGCATTCTGAACTC
The genomic region above belongs to Salvia miltiorrhiza cultivar Shanhuang (shh) chromosome 5, IMPLAD_Smil_shh, whole genome shotgun sequence and contains:
- the LOC130986830 gene encoding uncharacterized protein LOC130986830, encoding MSDINKRKFTELALDGGNYLTWALDVEIYLASCDLSDAIVPNSSCSSAQKAKVLIFLRHHLNKDLKNEYLTEKDPVVLWQSLKDHFDQQNAIILPQAQYDWLNLRFQDFKSVIEYNSTLHRIVSQLKLCKQEVTEIDLIEKTLSTFHASNLVLQQQYRAKNYTRHSELISALLVAEKHNQLLMRNHNARPVGSQAVPEAHATTYRGGRGRGRGKAISI